The Mycolicibacterium flavescens genome has a segment encoding these proteins:
- the ubiB_2 gene encoding putative unusual protein kinase, giving the protein MSATRKTQHRDVAKLDRVPLQIEAARVGATGWQITRTGARVVSKIAGRGSLQQKIIKQVPQAFADLGPTYVKFGQIIASSPGAFGEPLSKEFRSLLDRVPPADPEEVHKLFVEDLGDEPANLFKSFDEKPFASASIAQVHYATLHSGEEVVVKIQRPGIRRRVAADLQILKRGARLVEFAKLGQRLSAQDVVADFADNLAEELDFRLEAQSMDAWVAHMHASPLGRNIRVPQVYWDLTSERVLTMERIQGTRIDDVKTIRQKGFDGTELVKALLFSVFEGGLRHGLFHGDLHAGNLYVDDDGKIVFFDFGIMGRVDPRTRWLLRELVYALLVKKDHAAAGKIVVLMGAVGTMKPEAQAAKDLEKFATPLTMSTLGDMSYAEIGKQLSTLAEAYDVKLPRELVLIGKQFLYVERYMKLLAPKWQMMSDPQLTGYFANFMVEVSREHDTELDSEVRG; this is encoded by the coding sequence ATGAGTGCCACGCGAAAGACGCAGCACCGCGACGTAGCCAAGCTCGACAGGGTCCCCCTGCAGATCGAGGCGGCCCGCGTCGGTGCCACGGGTTGGCAGATCACCCGTACCGGCGCGCGGGTCGTTTCGAAGATCGCCGGCCGCGGTTCGCTGCAACAGAAGATCATCAAGCAGGTCCCGCAGGCGTTCGCCGACCTGGGGCCCACCTACGTCAAGTTCGGCCAGATCATCGCGTCGAGTCCCGGCGCGTTCGGGGAACCGCTGTCAAAGGAGTTCCGCAGCCTGCTCGACCGGGTTCCGCCCGCGGACCCCGAAGAGGTGCACAAGCTGTTCGTCGAGGACCTCGGCGACGAACCCGCGAACCTGTTCAAGAGCTTCGACGAGAAGCCGTTCGCGTCCGCGTCGATCGCCCAGGTGCACTACGCGACGCTGCACAGCGGTGAAGAGGTCGTTGTCAAGATCCAGCGCCCCGGCATCCGCAGGCGGGTCGCCGCGGATCTGCAGATCCTCAAGCGCGGCGCGCGGCTGGTCGAGTTCGCCAAGCTGGGTCAGCGCCTGAGCGCTCAAGACGTCGTCGCCGACTTCGCCGACAACCTGGCCGAGGAACTCGACTTCCGGCTCGAGGCGCAGTCGATGGACGCGTGGGTCGCGCACATGCACGCCTCCCCGCTGGGCCGCAACATCCGTGTGCCACAGGTCTATTGGGATCTCACCAGCGAGCGCGTGCTGACGATGGAGCGCATCCAGGGCACCCGTATCGACGATGTGAAGACCATCCGGCAGAAGGGCTTCGACGGCACCGAACTGGTCAAGGCGCTGCTGTTCAGCGTCTTCGAAGGCGGCCTGCGCCACGGGCTGTTCCACGGCGACCTGCATGCGGGCAACCTCTACGTCGACGACGACGGCAAGATCGTGTTCTTCGACTTCGGGATCATGGGCCGGGTCGACCCGCGCACCCGCTGGCTGCTGCGCGAACTCGTGTACGCGCTGCTGGTGAAGAAGGACCACGCCGCAGCGGGCAAGATCGTCGTGTTGATGGGCGCAGTCGGCACCATGAAGCCGGAGGCCCAGGCGGCCAAGGACCTCGAGAAGTTCGCGACACCATTGACCATGTCGACGCTGGGCGACATGAGCTACGCCGAGATCGGCAAGCAACTGTCGACCCTCGCCGAGGCATATGACGTCAAGCTGCCGCGCGAACTGGTGCTGATCGGCAAGCAGTTCCTCTACGTCGAGCGCTACATGAAGCTGCTCGCACCGAAGTGGCAGATGATGTCGGATCCCCAGCTGACCGGCTACTTCGCCAACTTCATGGTCGAGGTCAGCAGGGAGCACGACACGGAACTCGACAGCGAGGTCCGCGGCTGA
- a CDS encoding Protein of uncharacterised function (DUF664) encodes MPAMPPPVADERQGLREYVAAQQYAFRAVAFGLTDEQARSTPSVSALSIGGLIKHVTNCQRGWMQRVAAAPEPTESDRRPMEDQQADYQGEFIMGEDETLAGILTRFDEQNAETLRLVETADLNAAVPIPPHVPWFPKDVSAWSVRWVILHMIEELARHAGQADIIRETIDGATLYELLAGLEDWEPTPWLTPWGKEPVAGKV; translated from the coding sequence ATGCCCGCTATGCCCCCACCTGTCGCCGACGAGCGCCAGGGTCTGCGCGAGTACGTGGCCGCCCAGCAGTACGCCTTCCGCGCCGTGGCGTTCGGCTTGACCGACGAACAAGCGCGGTCGACACCGTCGGTCAGCGCGCTGTCGATCGGCGGCTTGATCAAACACGTCACCAACTGCCAACGCGGGTGGATGCAGCGGGTCGCGGCCGCTCCCGAGCCGACCGAGAGCGACCGACGGCCGATGGAGGACCAGCAGGCCGACTATCAGGGCGAGTTCATCATGGGCGAGGACGAAACCCTCGCCGGCATCCTGACCAGGTTCGACGAGCAGAACGCCGAGACACTCCGATTGGTCGAGACCGCCGACCTGAACGCAGCGGTGCCGATCCCGCCGCATGTGCCCTGGTTTCCAAAGGACGTGTCGGCATGGTCGGTGCGCTGGGTGATCTTGCACATGATCGAGGAGCTGGCCCGGCACGCCGGGCAGGCCGATATCATCCGCGAAACCATCGACGGTGCAACGCTTTACGAGCTACTCGCCGGTCTTGAAGACTGGGAACCGACGCCGTGGCTGACGCCGTGGGGCAAGGAACCGGTCGCCGGGAAGGTGTAG
- the bpoC_3 gene encoding alpha/beta hydrolase → MQVRTGFAKSGDLDIYYEDMGDPNDPAVLLVMGLGAQLLMWRKDFCERLINQGLRVIRFDNRDVGLSTKLRGLSTDAPLVPRMLRSLLGMRSPAAYTLEDMADDAAALLDHLEIERAHIVGASMGGMIAQVFAARHKPRTRSLAIIFSSNNQTLLPPPGPRQLIAILQRPRANTREAIIENAVRVTKIIGSPGFPASEERLRADAIADYNRCYHPAGIGRQFSAILGSGSLLRYDREITAPTVVLHGKADKLMRPSGGRAIAKAIANARLVLFDGMGHELPEPLWDDIIGELKTVFAANI, encoded by the coding sequence ATGCAGGTCCGAACCGGATTCGCCAAGTCCGGCGATCTCGACATCTACTACGAGGACATGGGCGATCCGAACGACCCGGCGGTCCTGCTCGTCATGGGACTCGGCGCGCAGCTTCTGATGTGGCGCAAGGATTTCTGTGAGCGGCTCATCAACCAGGGCCTGCGGGTCATCCGGTTCGACAATCGAGATGTCGGCCTTTCCACGAAACTCCGGGGGCTGAGCACCGACGCCCCGCTGGTGCCGCGGATGCTGCGCTCGCTGCTCGGGATGAGAAGCCCGGCCGCATACACACTCGAGGACATGGCCGATGACGCGGCCGCCCTGCTGGACCATCTCGAGATCGAGCGCGCCCACATCGTCGGCGCGTCGATGGGCGGGATGATCGCCCAGGTGTTCGCCGCCCGGCACAAACCGCGCACCCGGTCGTTGGCGATCATCTTCTCGAGCAACAACCAAACGCTGCTGCCACCACCGGGTCCGCGACAGCTGATCGCGATCTTGCAGCGGCCCAGAGCCAACACCCGCGAGGCGATCATCGAAAACGCCGTCCGGGTCACCAAGATCATCGGCAGCCCGGGCTTCCCCGCCTCCGAGGAGCGGCTGCGCGCCGACGCGATCGCGGACTACAACCGCTGCTACCACCCCGCCGGGATCGGCAGGCAGTTCTCGGCGATCCTGGGCAGCGGCAGCCTGTTGCGCTACGACCGCGAGATCACGGCTCCCACGGTGGTGCTGCACGGCAAGGCCGACAAGCTGATGCGCCCGTCAGGAGGACGCGCGATCGCCAAAGCCATCGCAAACGCCCGGCTGGTGCTGTTCGACGGTATGGGTCACGAACTGCCCGAGCCGCTGTGGGACGACATCATCGGGGAGCTCAAAACCGTTTTCGCCGCAAATATTTGA
- the cmaA1_1 gene encoding cyclopropane-fatty-acyl-phospholipid synthase produces the protein MAATRNLTPHFADVQAHYDLSDEFFRLWLDPSQTYSCAFFERDDMTLEEAQRAKVDLALGKLRLEPGMTLLDVGCGWGSTMMRAVEKYDVNVVGLTLSENQHAHVEKVFAGSDSPRSKRVLLQGWEQFDEPVDRIVSIGAFEHFGRDRWDDFFTMAHRVLPDDGAMLLHTITALTLPQMAEQGMPLTFSVARFVKFILTEIFPGGYLPTIELVAEHAEKAGFELTRRQSLQPHYARTLDCWSAALETHRDEAIAIQSQEVYDRYMHYLTGCAHGFRVGYIDVNQFTLQK, from the coding sequence GTGGCTGCAACACGCAACTTGACGCCGCACTTCGCCGACGTGCAGGCGCACTACGACCTCTCAGACGAGTTCTTCCGGCTCTGGCTGGATCCGTCCCAGACCTACAGCTGCGCCTTCTTCGAGCGCGATGACATGACGCTCGAGGAGGCTCAGCGCGCCAAAGTCGATCTCGCGTTGGGCAAATTGCGCCTTGAACCGGGGATGACGCTGCTCGACGTCGGCTGCGGTTGGGGTTCGACGATGATGAGGGCTGTCGAGAAGTACGACGTCAACGTCGTCGGCCTCACCTTGAGCGAGAACCAGCACGCCCACGTCGAGAAGGTCTTCGCCGGATCCGACAGCCCGAGGTCCAAGCGGGTGTTGCTTCAGGGCTGGGAACAGTTCGACGAGCCCGTGGACCGAATTGTGTCGATCGGTGCGTTCGAGCACTTCGGCAGGGACCGCTGGGACGACTTCTTCACCATGGCCCACCGCGTGCTGCCCGACGACGGGGCGATGCTGCTGCACACCATCACCGCGCTCACACTTCCGCAGATGGCAGAGCAAGGTATGCCGCTGACGTTTTCGGTGGCCCGGTTCGTGAAGTTCATCCTCACCGAGATCTTCCCGGGCGGATACCTGCCGACGATCGAGCTGGTCGCCGAGCACGCCGAGAAGGCGGGCTTCGAGTTGACCCGGCGACAGAGCCTGCAGCCGCACTACGCGCGCACGCTTGACTGCTGGTCAGCGGCGCTGGAGACGCACAGGGACGAGGCGATCGCCATCCAGTCCCAAGAGGTCTACGACCGCTACATGCACTACCTGACCGGCTGTGCACACGGCTTCCGCGTCGGATACATCGACGTCAACCAGTTCACGCTCCAGAAATAG
- the pafB_2 gene encoding putative transcriptional regulator, whose product MSETTSRILQLLGLLQSRRVWTGEGLAERLGVTTRSVRRDIERLRDLGYPVHASKGHGGGYQLGAGAALPPLLLDPDEAVAMAVCLRLAAGGTVAGVGESALRALSKLDQVMPSKLRSQVAAVHESTVTLMAPTSDTPVEPDVLMALARACRDHEHVAAGYVVDIRGNATQRRLEPYQLVTTGRRWYLLAFDRDKQDWRSLRLDRMNDVRAQGSTFVPREAPDAATYVRRSISSSPYRYVARVHFDAPEDVVAQHFSPSSATIEPDGPHACVVTAGADDPERMVLYFATVGCDFRVLSPPEVIQAVEAVSKRLRRSVSR is encoded by the coding sequence GTGTCGGAGACGACGAGCCGGATACTGCAGCTGCTGGGCCTGCTGCAGTCGCGGCGGGTGTGGACTGGTGAGGGCCTCGCTGAACGGTTGGGGGTCACCACTCGCAGCGTGCGTCGCGACATCGAACGGCTACGCGACCTCGGATACCCCGTCCACGCCAGCAAGGGCCACGGCGGCGGCTATCAACTCGGCGCCGGTGCGGCGTTGCCGCCGTTGCTGCTCGACCCCGACGAGGCCGTCGCGATGGCCGTATGCCTGCGCCTGGCCGCGGGCGGAACAGTGGCGGGCGTCGGCGAATCGGCGCTGCGGGCACTGAGCAAGCTCGATCAGGTGATGCCGTCCAAGCTGCGGTCGCAGGTGGCCGCGGTGCACGAATCTACCGTCACGCTGATGGCCCCGACCTCCGATACACCGGTCGAACCCGACGTTCTGATGGCCCTCGCGCGGGCCTGCCGCGACCACGAGCACGTGGCCGCCGGCTACGTCGTCGACATCCGCGGCAACGCGACCCAGCGCCGGCTCGAGCCCTATCAGCTGGTCACCACCGGCCGGCGCTGGTACCTGCTGGCCTTCGACCGCGACAAGCAGGACTGGCGCAGTCTGCGGCTGGACCGGATGAACGACGTGCGCGCCCAAGGCAGCACCTTCGTGCCCCGCGAGGCGCCCGACGCGGCGACGTACGTGCGGCGGTCGATCAGCAGCTCACCGTACCGTTACGTCGCGCGCGTCCACTTCGACGCCCCGGAAGATGTTGTCGCCCAGCATTTCTCACCGTCATCGGCGACGATCGAACCCGACGGTCCGCACGCATGCGTCGTCACGGCCGGTGCCGACGACCCCGAACGTATGGTGCTCTACTTCGCGACGGTCGGATGCGATTTCCGGGTGCTCTCACCGCCGGAGGTGATACAGGCCGTGGAGGCGGTCTCGAAGCGGCTGCGACGAAGCGTCAGCCGGTGA
- a CDS encoding LuxR family transcriptional regulator: MRGVVLVSGVIERPAEFRAVGDFLESADSAPCALVIEGEAGAGKTTLWLTGISAARQRGFRVLTARAGQAETTLAYAAVADLFGDIPSEVFAGLPDVQRLAVDRVLLRADGDGPPTDQGAVAAAFAGAVEHFCGDGPVLIAIDDVQWLDPSSQAVVAFAARRFSGCVGVLVTERTEHEGADAASWLQVGDPSGVRRVHVGPLSLGGLHALISARLGRTFPRPTMVRIAEISGGNPFYALELARAIDAGDSQSVLPATLAELMRRRIGRLEPETQILLLAAACEAAPTVDLLARVTHSTGDRTAELLAEARDKGILTISGDAVAFSHPLLARSVYTDAKPSARRAMHRSLAEAAVLDESRARHMALAAASADPATLEALDTAADTAVARGAPAAAGELLELAIGLGGDTPTRRIRAADHYLHAGDLERTRSLLDGLTERIPRGAHRAMALNLLASMRIQHNSFTDAVILLEQALDHDEGDREVRVRTLLLLAYARLNAGEFGAALQSAERAAAYAEDVGIADLTSQVLAVRTNIACMCGRGVDWAGIDRALALQDLSSEAPIAFRARANHALLLAFVGRLDEAMDQMAFVRQRCLERGAETDLIFVAVFSALIEIWRGRYDDATRIAEETVERAQQLGGEHMRVVAKTIQSAVAAYAGREGETRAVARKAIDLAERCSSPRLADWASVNLAFLEVSLGNYEQALQILQPLVDRFPFLPGTEIITAGFVPDAVEAMVALGRAAETEPMIEALEANGRLLDRPWMLAMAARCRSLWLAAQGEVDEAADMARRALAHHERLPMPFERARTLLLLGQLQRRQRQKEASRTTMTEALHAFEGLGTPLWAQRARAEIARAGASSNGHLGLTPSEHRVAELAASGMTTKDVATALFISPKTVETNLSRIYRKLGIRSRAELGRVFGENF, from the coding sequence ATGAGGGGTGTGGTTCTGGTGTCCGGCGTAATCGAGCGTCCGGCCGAATTCCGGGCGGTCGGCGATTTCCTGGAATCCGCCGACAGCGCACCATGTGCACTTGTCATCGAGGGAGAGGCCGGAGCCGGCAAGACCACCCTGTGGCTGACGGGTATCTCTGCGGCCCGTCAACGCGGCTTCCGGGTGCTGACGGCGCGCGCCGGCCAGGCCGAGACGACTCTCGCGTATGCGGCCGTCGCCGACCTCTTCGGCGACATCCCCTCTGAGGTCTTCGCCGGCCTGCCGGACGTGCAGCGCCTGGCTGTGGATCGCGTGCTGCTGCGCGCGGACGGCGACGGCCCGCCGACAGATCAGGGCGCGGTGGCGGCGGCCTTCGCCGGTGCCGTCGAGCACTTCTGCGGCGACGGGCCGGTGCTCATTGCCATCGACGACGTGCAGTGGCTGGATCCGTCCAGTCAAGCCGTGGTGGCCTTCGCCGCCAGGCGGTTCAGCGGTTGCGTGGGCGTGCTGGTCACCGAACGCACCGAACACGAGGGCGCCGACGCGGCGAGTTGGCTGCAGGTAGGCGACCCGTCCGGTGTCCGCCGGGTGCACGTGGGTCCCTTGAGTCTCGGCGGGCTGCACGCCCTGATCTCGGCGCGGCTCGGCCGAACTTTTCCTCGCCCGACGATGGTCCGGATCGCCGAAATCTCCGGCGGCAACCCGTTCTACGCCCTCGAGTTGGCGCGCGCGATCGACGCGGGCGATTCCCAGTCGGTGTTGCCCGCGACGCTCGCGGAGTTGATGCGCAGGCGCATCGGTCGGCTGGAACCCGAGACGCAGATCCTCCTGCTGGCCGCCGCATGTGAGGCCGCTCCCACCGTCGACCTGTTGGCTCGTGTCACGCACAGCACGGGCGATCGCACCGCCGAACTGCTGGCCGAAGCCAGAGACAAGGGAATCCTGACCATCAGCGGTGACGCCGTGGCGTTCTCGCATCCGCTGTTGGCGCGCAGCGTGTACACCGATGCCAAACCGAGTGCGCGACGCGCCATGCACCGGTCGCTGGCCGAGGCGGCGGTACTCGACGAGTCCAGAGCCAGGCATATGGCACTGGCCGCCGCCAGCGCCGACCCGGCCACGCTGGAGGCGCTCGACACCGCCGCCGATACGGCGGTGGCACGCGGTGCACCCGCCGCGGCCGGCGAATTACTCGAGCTGGCAATCGGTCTCGGCGGTGATACACCAACGCGGCGGATTCGCGCGGCCGACCACTACCTGCACGCCGGCGATCTGGAGCGCACCCGCTCGCTGCTGGACGGATTGACCGAGCGTATTCCGCGTGGCGCGCACCGGGCGATGGCGTTGAACTTGTTGGCCAGCATGCGGATTCAACACAACAGCTTCACCGACGCCGTTATCCTCTTGGAACAGGCGCTCGACCATGATGAGGGTGACCGCGAGGTCCGGGTCCGCACGCTACTGCTGCTGGCGTATGCGCGCCTCAACGCCGGTGAGTTCGGGGCAGCGCTACAGAGCGCGGAACGGGCCGCCGCTTACGCGGAAGACGTTGGGATCGCCGACCTTACGAGTCAGGTTCTCGCGGTGCGCACCAACATCGCCTGCATGTGCGGTCGCGGCGTCGACTGGGCGGGCATCGACCGGGCGTTGGCACTGCAGGATCTGAGCAGCGAGGCGCCGATCGCGTTCCGCGCCAGAGCCAACCACGCCTTGCTGCTGGCGTTCGTGGGGCGCTTGGACGAGGCGATGGACCAGATGGCTTTCGTGCGTCAGCGTTGCCTCGAGCGAGGGGCCGAAACCGATCTGATCTTCGTCGCGGTGTTCAGCGCGTTGATCGAGATCTGGCGGGGACGCTACGACGACGCGACCCGCATCGCCGAGGAGACCGTGGAGCGGGCACAGCAACTCGGCGGTGAGCACATGCGAGTGGTCGCCAAGACCATCCAGTCCGCAGTCGCCGCGTATGCCGGTAGGGAGGGTGAGACCCGCGCTGTCGCCCGGAAGGCGATCGATCTCGCCGAGCGTTGCAGTTCCCCCCGGCTGGCTGACTGGGCTTCGGTCAACCTGGCGTTCCTCGAGGTGTCGTTGGGCAACTACGAACAGGCGCTGCAGATCTTGCAGCCGCTGGTCGACCGGTTCCCGTTCCTGCCAGGCACGGAGATCATCACCGCGGGATTCGTCCCCGACGCGGTCGAGGCGATGGTCGCGCTCGGCCGAGCCGCCGAAACCGAGCCGATGATCGAGGCGCTGGAGGCCAATGGGCGACTGTTGGACAGGCCGTGGATGCTGGCCATGGCCGCCCGGTGCCGCAGCCTCTGGCTGGCCGCGCAAGGTGAGGTCGACGAGGCGGCCGATATGGCGAGACGCGCGCTCGCGCACCATGAGCGCCTGCCGATGCCCTTCGAGCGTGCTCGAACCCTGTTGCTGCTCGGCCAGTTACAGCGACGTCAGCGGCAGAAGGAGGCGTCGCGCACGACGATGACCGAGGCCTTGCACGCGTTCGAAGGCTTGGGCACTCCGCTGTGGGCGCAGCGGGCCCGCGCCGAGATCGCGCGGGCCGGCGCGTCGAGCAATGGACATCTGGGTTTGACGCCGTCGGAGCACCGCGTCGCCGAACTCGCGGCGTCGGGGATGACGACCAAGGACGTGGCCACCGCGCTGTTCATCAGCCCCAAGACGGTCGAGACCAACCTCTCGCGCATCTACCGAAAACTTGGAATCAGATCGCGGGCCGAACTCGGGCGCGTCTTTGGCGAGAATTTTTGA
- a CDS encoding DinB superfamily: MSTTARITDELAEQTDFHWTNFLRPRFQGLTDDEYFWQPVPDCWTVHPDGSIDFDYPEPAPAPFTTIAWRLAHVIVGVFAMRNHSHFGAPYADYQSWRYATDAATALRQLDEQYQTWIGGVRGLCDEDLNRPCGPAEGPYADHPLIALVLHINREFIHHGAEIACLRDLYAHTNPKGN, translated from the coding sequence ATGAGTACGACAGCGAGGATCACCGACGAGTTGGCCGAGCAGACCGACTTCCACTGGACCAACTTCCTGCGCCCCCGGTTCCAGGGGCTCACCGACGACGAGTACTTCTGGCAACCGGTTCCGGACTGCTGGACCGTCCACCCGGACGGATCGATCGACTTCGACTATCCCGAACCGGCCCCGGCACCGTTCACGACGATCGCCTGGCGCCTCGCGCACGTCATCGTCGGCGTGTTCGCGATGCGCAACCACAGCCACTTCGGCGCCCCGTACGCCGACTACCAGTCCTGGCGGTACGCCACCGACGCCGCGACGGCGCTGCGACAGCTCGACGAGCAGTACCAAACCTGGATCGGCGGGGTGCGCGGGTTGTGCGACGAGGACCTGAACCGACCGTGCGGGCCCGCAGAAGGCCCCTACGCCGACCATCCGCTCATCGCGCTCGTCCTACACATCAATCGCGAGTTCATCCACCACGGCGCCGAAATCGCTTGCCTCCGAGACCTGTACGCCCACACCAACCCGAAGGGAAACTGA
- a CDS encoding TetR family transcriptional regulator, which produces MSSPTRWAGVPLTDRRAERRAQLIDAAFRLFGDGGEAAVSVRSVCRECGLNTRYFYESFADTDDLLGAVYDQVSAQLAEAIEGAMSQAGESLRARTRAGIAAVLGFSSQDPRRGRVLFTDARSNPVLAARRAATQDLLREGVLTEGWRLQPDTDSVAAQVGAAMYTGAMAELAQQWLAGRLGTDLDAVVEHAVSQVLR; this is translated from the coding sequence GTGTCCAGTCCGACCCGATGGGCGGGCGTGCCGCTGACGGACCGCCGCGCCGAGCGCCGAGCGCAGCTGATCGACGCCGCCTTCCGGCTGTTCGGCGATGGCGGCGAGGCTGCCGTGTCGGTGCGGTCGGTGTGCCGCGAATGTGGGCTGAACACACGGTATTTCTACGAGAGCTTCGCCGATACCGACGACCTGCTCGGCGCTGTCTACGACCAGGTGAGCGCCCAACTGGCCGAAGCGATCGAAGGGGCCATGTCGCAGGCAGGCGAATCGCTGCGGGCCAGGACTCGGGCCGGGATCGCCGCGGTGCTCGGCTTCAGCTCCCAGGACCCGCGCCGCGGCCGGGTGCTGTTCACCGATGCGCGGTCGAATCCGGTGCTGGCGGCCCGGCGTGCGGCGACACAGGACTTGTTGCGCGAAGGCGTGCTCACCGAGGGCTGGCGGTTACAGCCCGATACCGACTCGGTCGCCGCCCAGGTCGGCGCGGCGATGTACACCGGTGCGATGGCCGAGCTGGCGCAACAGTGGCTGGCGGGCAGGCTGGGGACCGATCTGGACGCGGTCGTCGAGCACGCCGTCAGTCAGGTGCTGCGGTAG
- the xylF_2 gene encoding putative hydrolase or acyltransferase of alpha/beta superfamily: MQVRSGTAVCGDVGIFYEDLGDPADPPVLLIMGVGAQLPMWPDGFCARLIDQGYRVIRFDHRDTGLSTKLNGQRADGSVYPRVLRYLLGRASPVPYTLVDLADDARGLLDHLGIDCAHVVGASMGGMIAQVLAGRHPERVASLGLVMTSAGTPFSSLPALRVIRLAFGAPARDAPLEQRLAHEVRNVAIINGPNFLPPAEQLHRRVRELRERSDYPQGMLRQFDAILGTGSLLRYTRRITAPTVVIHGTKDPLVRPRNGRTVARAVDGARYVVVDGMGHDLPEPVWGPVVGALRENFAGPTAAPD; encoded by the coding sequence ATGCAGGTTCGTAGCGGCACCGCGGTATGCGGGGACGTCGGCATCTTCTACGAGGATCTCGGCGACCCCGCGGATCCGCCGGTGCTGCTGATCATGGGTGTCGGGGCGCAGTTGCCGATGTGGCCGGACGGGTTCTGCGCGCGGCTGATCGACCAGGGCTACCGGGTGATTCGCTTCGACCACCGCGACACCGGGTTGTCGACGAAGCTCAACGGGCAACGCGCGGACGGGTCGGTGTATCCGCGGGTGCTGCGGTATCTGCTGGGCCGCGCCAGTCCGGTGCCGTACACGCTGGTCGACCTGGCCGACGACGCGCGCGGGCTGCTCGACCATCTCGGCATCGACTGCGCGCACGTCGTCGGGGCGTCCATGGGCGGGATGATCGCGCAGGTGCTGGCGGGCCGCCATCCCGAACGGGTGGCATCGCTGGGACTGGTGATGACGAGCGCGGGGACGCCGTTCTCGTCGCTACCCGCTCTGCGGGTGATCCGGCTGGCGTTCGGCGCGCCCGCCCGCGACGCACCACTCGAGCAGCGCCTGGCCCACGAGGTCCGCAACGTGGCAATCATCAACGGGCCCAACTTCTTACCGCCCGCCGAGCAGCTACACCGCCGGGTGCGGGAGCTGCGCGAGCGCAGCGACTACCCGCAGGGCATGCTGCGTCAGTTCGATGCAATCCTCGGCACCGGCAGCCTGCTCCGCTACACCCGTCGCATCACCGCACCGACCGTCGTCATCCACGGCACGAAGGACCCGCTGGTGCGACCGCGCAACGGCCGCACCGTCGCACGGGCCGTCGACGGCGCGCGTTACGTCGTCGTCGATGGAATGGGGCATGACCTACCCGAACCGGTGTGGGGTCCGGTCGTCGGAGCGCTGAGGGAGAACTTCGCCGGCCCTACCGCAGCACCTGACTGA
- the mmaA4 gene encoding cyclopropane-fatty-acyl-phospholipid synthase → MSDNSTGTKDMRPHFEDIQAHYDLSDDFFGVFQDPTRKYSCAYFTGPNVTLSEAQIANVDQHLDKLDLKPGMTLLEVGCGWGLTLQRAMEKYDVNVIGLTLSKNQQAYCNQLLSKLDTERTYDVRLEGWEQFHSPVDRIVSIEAFEHFGFERYDDFFKTCFDILPDDGRMTIQSSVGYHPYDLAARGKKLTFEMARFIKFMITEIFPGGRLPTTQMMVEHGEKAGFQVPEPLSLRNHYIKTLGIWADRLERNKDTAIAAAGEENYDRYMRYLKGCQWYFIDEGIDVSLVTYLKPGAAA, encoded by the coding sequence ATGTCTGACAACTCAACCGGCACGAAGGATATGCGGCCTCATTTTGAGGACATCCAGGCGCATTACGACCTGTCGGACGACTTCTTCGGCGTGTTCCAGGACCCGACGCGCAAATACAGCTGCGCATACTTCACCGGCCCGAACGTCACGCTGTCGGAGGCGCAGATCGCCAACGTCGACCAGCACCTCGACAAGCTCGACCTCAAGCCGGGTATGACCCTGCTGGAGGTGGGCTGCGGGTGGGGCCTGACGTTGCAGCGTGCGATGGAGAAGTACGACGTCAACGTGATCGGGCTGACCCTGTCGAAGAACCAGCAGGCCTACTGCAACCAGCTGCTGAGCAAGCTGGACACCGAGCGCACCTACGACGTACGCCTCGAGGGCTGGGAGCAGTTCCACTCCCCCGTCGACCGCATCGTCTCCATCGAGGCGTTCGAGCACTTCGGCTTCGAGCGCTACGACGACTTCTTCAAGACGTGTTTCGACATCCTGCCCGACGACGGCCGGATGACCATCCAGAGCAGCGTCGGCTATCACCCGTACGACCTGGCCGCACGCGGTAAGAAGCTGACCTTCGAGATGGCCCGCTTCATCAAGTTCATGATCACCGAGATCTTTCCCGGCGGCCGCCTGCCGACGACGCAGATGATGGTGGAGCACGGCGAAAAGGCGGGCTTCCAGGTGCCCGAGCCGCTGTCGTTGCGTAACCACTACATCAAGACGCTGGGCATCTGGGCCGACCGCCTCGAGCGCAACAAGGACACCGCGATCGCGGCCGCCGGCGAGGAGAACTACGACCGGTACATGCGCTATCTCAAAGGCTGCCAGTGGTACTTCATCGACGAGGGCATCGACGTCAGCCTGGTTACGTATCTGAAGCCCGGCGCAGCCGCGTAA